TTAAACCAAGTATTTATGAACTTGTTGGCTAATGCTATTGATGCCATAGACGAATTAACCCATCAAGGCAAACCAAATGAACAACCAACTATCAAAATTCATACAGAATTAGTAGAAGAAGGCTGGGTAGAAATTCGGATTTCTGACAACGGATTGGGGATGACAGAAGAAGTTAAACAGCATTTATTTCAGCCAATGTTTACCACTAAACCATGTGGTAAAGGAACCGGATTAGGTTTATCTATCTGTCATCAAATTATCTATGAAAAACATTTAGGTTCGTTGACTTATGCCTCGGAACTAGGCAAGGGAACAGAGTTTACAATTAGAATTCCAGTAGGAGGATAACGATCGCAGTTAATTACTACTAGTGTTAAGATTTTATAACGAAATAACCTCAAATCACCCCTAAAAAAAAGGGGAGAACACTAATGTCAGAAGTTCTTGATGTCAACACAATTTTAGAAGTATTGCGACCAGTCCAAGACCCAGAACTCCGCAAAAGTCTGGTGGAATTAAACATGATTCGCAACGTCAAGGTTGATGCTGGCAATGTCAGTTTTACTCTTGTGTTGACGACACCAGCTTGTCCTTTGCGCGAGTTTATAGTTGAAGATTGCCAAAAGGCAGTTAAAAAATTACCTGGGGTAACAGATGTCAAAGTTGAAGTCACCGCAGAAACACCTCAACAAAAATCTTTACCCGATCGCACTGGAATCGCTGGAGTAAAAAATATATTAGCTGTTTCCAGCGGTAAAGGTGGTGTGGGTAAAAGCACCGTCGCCGTAAATGTTGCCGTAGCATTGGCGCAAACAGGGGCGAAAGTGGGAATGATTGATGCCGATATTTATGGCCCGAATGTTCCCACCATGCTGGGACTTACGGAAGCTAAGGTAATGGTACGCCAAACCGAGCAAGGCGAAATTTTGGAACCAGCCTTTAATCATGGCGTAAAGATGGTTTCAATGGGCTTTTTAATTGATAAAGACCAGCCTGTAATTTGGCGTGGCCCGATGCTCAATGGTATTATCCGGCAGTTTCTTTACCAAGTAGAATGGGGCGAACTGGATTATTTAATTGTAGATATGCCTCCGGGAACTGGTGATGCTCAGTTAACATTAGCCCAAGCAGTGCCAATGGCGGGTGCTGTAATTGTGACAACTCCGCAAACTGTGGCGTTGTTGGACTCCCGCAAAGGGTTAAAAATGTTCCAGCAGATGGGAGTGCCAGTTTTAGGCATTGTGGAAAATATGAGTTATTTTATCCCGCCTGATTTACCCGATACGCCTAACGGCACGCTACGCGAACGCCAATATGACATATTTGGCTCTGGCGGCGGCGAAAAAACCGCAGCCGAATTAGGTATACCCTTACTTGGTTGTATACCTTTAGAAATAGCCTTGCGTGAAGGTGGCGATCGCGGTATACCTATTGTGGCCGCTAACCCAGATTCCGCTTCTGCTCAAGCATTAAAGCAAATTGCTGGACAAATAGCTGCTAAAGTGTCCGTTGCTGCCTTAGCTTAGGGAAGCAGGGAAGCAGGGGAGATGGGGAGATGGTGAGATGGGGAGGTGGGGAAAAAGGGAAAAAGGGGAAAAGGGAAAAGGGGAAATTTTTCTACTTCTGCCTTCTGCCTTCTGCCTTCTGCCTTCTGCCTTCTGCCTTCTGCCTT
This genomic interval from Phormidium ambiguum IAM M-71 contains the following:
- a CDS encoding Mrp/NBP35 family ATP-binding protein; this translates as MSEVLDVNTILEVLRPVQDPELRKSLVELNMIRNVKVDAGNVSFTLVLTTPACPLREFIVEDCQKAVKKLPGVTDVKVEVTAETPQQKSLPDRTGIAGVKNILAVSSGKGGVGKSTVAVNVAVALAQTGAKVGMIDADIYGPNVPTMLGLTEAKVMVRQTEQGEILEPAFNHGVKMVSMGFLIDKDQPVIWRGPMLNGIIRQFLYQVEWGELDYLIVDMPPGTGDAQLTLAQAVPMAGAVIVTTPQTVALLDSRKGLKMFQQMGVPVLGIVENMSYFIPPDLPDTPNGTLRERQYDIFGSGGGEKTAAELGIPLLGCIPLEIALREGGDRGIPIVAANPDSASAQALKQIAGQIAAKVSVAALA